One Paramisgurnus dabryanus chromosome 9, PD_genome_1.1, whole genome shotgun sequence DNA segment encodes these proteins:
- the zfhx3a gene encoding zinc finger homeobox protein 3 yields MCSVAQRMECCDSVPIDGASGLHTQQPPGLCRTLAPSPFVLAIDQAIHLSTTTVSKQGGLVGRTEEKGLEERYGERIREKQVDEHSTRKMIKDEGVREKHDEEVDEDDVKPIGKILYQNDGSAYVTEEESQISCGIPSSLSGVPPSIINTCYVSSSQSPAPHAFHVFHMHHLDNSESLALMTRQSKENAPDMAGLSEAEVTRSGQTKPILMCFLCRLSFGRSHSFRAHALRQHSITFSDDEQHLLSFNNTSAILQHAGPGDKPLLCFLEPKRNCESVVPLNSAPPTSGKEDTARRKENEEAETYEPRLPLLPSPSRISPATSVPSPAKDPSTLGRDGKQRGKEDEIEKDEGCSEGGERRMCLELGSTVENSAYSISSSSRQEHNTEAALSNQSISKPPNSATIATSFMNNTKTLTDSETECGTSFNCHDPAPASLVVVNPPTVNTTEQLANQESATATEPNDQLENGSAVAMEPTTRLSDDDRLPITHSDLPNNHSQSTAPTLSPTIIQSSQSILEEGNSDTASRGRLVVAGDGGFVAIGDDVQASYAYGVQASMAHTRNSCKTLKCPKCNWHYKYQQTLEAHMKEKHPETESGQCPYCSSGQSHPRLARGETYSCGYKPFRCQVCQYSTTTKGNLSIHMQSDKHLNNMQSLQTQSHAHTPAAQPSPLSHSHATLAQPTQANSSSPSTLRGRASWRCEVCDYETNVARNLRIHMTSEKHTHNVLLLQQNLAHMQRQRKHNATELYRHCHPQTKLPDSSDEAQHDSAQKLFECILCGCFSCDTLEELSQHLTMQRSLPNTYWRSTTGDTHHCRLCHYATPLRANFQLHCQTDKHIQRYQLAAHLREASSHHGNIEDEEEEWHLRCVAAGNQVQLRCGACDYEANSLEKLKLHTMNSRHEASLRLYKYLQQLDGVDSEGVWLHCVLCDFSTRSSVSLVRHSHSLSHQRGEGLLRIQRIQKGLQDEEELGAIFTIRKSHAQENGEHKGMDSPPEVTANKEDSAGKKSEGFIQTEVEQSELSSIPKRPSPGSEDSDEPSPCKRPRVHEEMRQCPFCRFRHTDIERLRSHVMNQHAVQPTLRCPLCQDTLHSVALLRTHLTHLHSVTADCTQKLISTVIASDVLPEKMFLPVQNSDSQQTMNGLNTNETKRLDEIIADAEPERGSTPQETAKIHKQPSEDAESTKENSAAFPCWQKGCNKVFISSSALQTHFNQLHSQKSPTAISDRHIYKYRCNQCSLAFKTPEKLQQHSQYHAIRAATMCCLCQRSFRTLQALRKHLETNHLELSETQIQQLYGGLMMNGESLVSTDQAFGEDEESPEETVMKDDEEYDLEEKLSPTDHDAGLVKDGAECDLKQPVLPLRKGPNITMEKFLDPSRPFKCTVCKESFTQKNILLVHYNSVSHLHKLKRSLHDTSTGVQEPVNSTDHKPFKCSICNVAYSQSSTLEIHMRSVLHQTKARASKLDSSSSSSESVSPLPGKAVLSTPGTPKSVTSMNSAILSHKQNSDHNGTTANTDNSQPSTSEVRTKLVDMIDSATKQQQMSLQQPLQQQQQFAQAHAHLQQELQKKAALLQSHLFNPALLHPFPMATEALLPGQQQQQFLFPFLISGGEFHMNPELNLKGSGLNLNTLKPVVNENPADGLIYCPTQKQNRDQTHTFQQTAPVDPTENCATHHDELKLSSDSQCEKDTAGQNNSKESKETDDLNRTEKDDNLKGSKGLNEEVSDNGDISNEFLPPRIAHDAPGNASRALLENIGFELVVQFNENKQRYQKNLAEPLPNEVGDVSDAKELDNSVNTKKQECEPCGKLFSNALILKSHKEQIHGSIFPIKSLEKFAKDYREQYDKLFPLRSTTPEASPVSSPSPSPPAPPPTSVQQQPQQQQQPQQQQQQAEQPIIPVSLSATPTTVSIPQIKGPLAPIPLSMELPLFPPLLMPPLPLQALTSQVPVHLPQVEPGLTADLTQLYQHQLTPAMLQQQSKRPRTRITDDQLRILRQYFDINNSPNEDQIHEMANKSGLPHKVIKHWFRNTLFKERQRNKDSPYNFSNPPITTLEDVNEDTRPPSPDPPRQECYGGRRSSRTRFSDYQLRALQDFFDANAYPKDDEFEQLSNLLNLSTRVIVVWFQNARQKARKNYENQGERVKEGERRDLSNDRYFRNSNNSFQCKKCSTVFQRIFDLINHQKKHCYKDEDEEMQDDLNETAMEFKIECHSPISGPSPFTQANMCSSPSSSSVSSTNVKSIDSEHLHTENLTRELKQKSEGSSDIKEAESVNSEEAENNMQQPKSQCEEKQNASTEIHTHSLPKQQKLSCISQPSPTPSQSPSKNVSPLETSTSTEQPRQKPAQEISPYQCIQCKLSFPSFEHWQEHQQMHFLTQSYFPTPEFLDRPVDMPLMLFDPTNPLLARHLLSGTIPQIAANAPPMTTIPDSTINSLKRKLEEKAGSSSMENDWENNSDEPHRDKRMRTTITPEQLEVLYQKYLLDSNPTRKMLDHISSEVGLKKRVVQVWFQNTRARERKGQFRAMGPTQIHRRCPFCRALFKAQTALAAHIRSRHWHEARNAGYSMAISQDQEGSYIKADSFDFANYSQFSDTIGHLDSPTSKSNDMSSHQQRLSPRPLKGEGIEDFEITSMKSYQTFELSKLNNCEPSPDTTHEHATDEGNDSLEGKHDSMSPNTEREASSENDEKMSSGLVSPAISFNAKDFDNDLVLDYSENSSLADPASPCPGSSNSQGFDSDRQSQKRHRTQMTNLQVKILKACFSDYKTPTMLECEALGNYIGLAKRVVQVWFQNARAKEKKAKLSLAKQFGTESTSIDRPKTECTLCSVKYSGRLSVRDHVFSQQHLGKVKEALGGQMERDKEYLGSVTARQLMALQEVDQLKMPSDVLGLNQTPFQNHSSLQTPASLPGGSNKMAASISSFKTGVSEPPVNEANCKPASTSSSAISAMDDKDVVSTTNSILTPKTMQQEPQFPKENDGENKRISINKFDTTTPDSSRPAVSTSNIPREHVIDPAQLQALHAAMQTDQAALLTSPLLPYMMSGFPPLFPPHIPAPMSNGLLQPMFGIDSMFPYGPILPQALMGLSTGSILQQYQQNLQGALMQQRLQLQQKQLQQPEKPKPARLHQEDSRGSVVDSTKHDKKQDAPKNTDSPSDSVNTKQQLDDTILRSHCIVSKAVCGEEGNDGQTYDCLACEVSFTGDAELIKHLEYTHHRQRVAEKMISKEHATPQLPHISPSSTSQPDPSSEPRSSSATQSSLGIPSATSIPSATSSDQCTSDLQCPQSSSSTSALPETAQSSLASLLPSNDTSSLTSLIKTCHIEPADSADGRCDGSKKGQDST; encoded by the exons ATGTGCTCAGTAGCTCAGAGGATGGAGTGTTGTGACTCTGTCCCCATCGATGGAGCCTCTGGTCTCCACACACAACAGCCTCCCGGGCTCTGCAGAACACTGGCCCCCAGTCCTTTCGTACTGGCCATAGATCAAGCCATTCATCTGAGCACAACGACTGTATCCAAACAGGGTGGACTAGTGGGCCGTACTGAGGAGAAGGGACTTGAGGAGAGGTATGGAGAAAGAATTAGAGAAAAGCAGGTTGATGAACACTCTACCAGAAAGATGATAAAAGACGAAGGTGTGAGGGAAAAGCACGATGAAGAGGTAGATGAAGATGATGTGAAACCTATTGGAAAGATCTTGTACCAGAACGATGGCTCTGCTTATGTGACAGAGGAAGAGAGTCAGATTTCATGTGGAATTCCCTCCTCCTTGTCAGGTGTCCCACCATCCATCATTAACACGTGTTACGTTTCCTCTTCTCAAAGCCCTGCTCCACATGCTTTTCATGTCTTCCACATGCATCACCTCGACAACAGTGAAAGTTTAGCTCTGATGACCCGCCAATCCAAAGAAAATGCTCCTGACATGGCAGGATTGTCAGAAGCAGAGGTGACACGGTCCGGTCAAACCAAACCCATCCTGATGTGCTTTCTCTGTCGGCTGTCATTTGGTCGATCACATTCGTTTAGGGCTCATGCTTTACGGCAACATAGCATCACCTTTAGTGATGACGAACAGCATTTGCTCTCTTTTAATAACACCTCTGCCATATTACAGCATGCCGGGCCAGGCGACAAGCCACTCCTCTGTTTCCTCGAACCAAAAAGGAATTGCGAGTCTGTGGTACCTCTTAACTCGGCACCACCAACTTCTGGGAAAGAGGACACGGCAAGACGAAAAGAAAATGAAGAGGCTGAGACCTATGAACCGAGACTCCCTCTCCTGCCCTCTCCATCCAGAATCTCCCCTGCTACCTCAGTACCAAGCCCTGCCAAAGATCCCTCAACCCTGGGCAGAGACGGCAAACAGAGAGGAAAGGAGGATGAGATAGAGAAAGATGAAGGATGTAGTGAGGGAGGAGAGAGGAGAATGTGTTTAGAGTTAGGTAGCACTGTGGAAAACAGTGCATACAGTATTAGCAGCAGTAGCAGACAAGAGCACAATACTGAAGCTGCTCTGTCAAACCAAAGCATTTCAAAACCTCCAAACTCTGCAACAATAGCAACCAGCTTTATGAACAACACCAAAACCCTTACAGACTCTGAGACAGAGTGTGGAACAAGCTTTAACTGCCACGACCCTGCACCtgcttcccttgttgtggtaAACCCGCCTACTGTCAATACTACTGAACAACTTGCCAACCAAGAGAGTGCCACAGCAACAGAACCAAATGACCAATTAGAAAACGGTAGTGCCGTAGCAATGGAACCAACCACTAGGTTGTCTGATGACGACAGACTACCTATCACTCATTCTGACCTGCCCAATAATCACAGCCAATCCACAGCCCCTACGCTCAGTCCCACCATTATCCAGAGCAGCCAGTCTATTCTTGAAGAAGGGAATTCGGACACGGCCTCTAGAGGAAGGTTGGTAGTGGCCGGTGATGGAGGCTTTGTTGCCATCGGAGATGACGTCCAAGCATCTTACGCTTACGGTGTGCAGGCCTCTATGGCACACACCAGAAACTCCTGCAAGACATTGAAGTGTCCCAAATGCAACTGGCACTACAAATACCAGCAAACTCTGGAAGCCCATATGAAGGAGAAACACCCAGAAACGGAGTCTGGACAGTGTCCGTACTGCAGCAGTGGACAAAGCCACCCACGCTTAGCAAGAGGTGAGACTTACTCCTGTGGCTACAAGCCCTTTAGATGCCAGGTATGCCAGTATTCCACCACCACCAAGGGCAACCTGAGCATCCACATGCAGTCGGACAAGCACCTGAACAACATGCAGAGCTTGCAGACGCAGTCACATGCACACACCCCAGCAGCTCAGCCCAGCCCTTTATCCCATTCACATGCTACCCTCGCTCAGCCCACCCAAGCCAACTCCTCCTCTCCTTCTACACTTCGGGGACGTGCATCATGGCGGTGCGAAGTCTGTGACTACGAGACCAACGTGGCAAGGAACCTGCGTATCCACATGACCAGTGAGAAGCACACACACAACGTGCTTCTGCTGCAGCAGAACCTGGCACACATGCAACGTCAGCGCAAGCACAATGCTACCGAGCTTTACCGGCACTGCCACCCTCAAACCAAACTGCCTGACTCCAGCGATGAGGCCCAACATGACTCGGCACAGAAACTCTTTGAATGCATTCTGTGTGGCTGTTTTTCCTGTGACACTCTTGAAGAGCTAAGTCAACACCTGACCATGCAGCGCTCATTGCCCAACACCTACTGGAGAAGCACAACCGGTGACACCCATCATTGTCGACTCTGCCATTACGCCACTCCTCTGCGAGCTAACTTCCAGCTGCACTGccagacagacaaacacataCAGCGCTACCAGTTAGCCGCACATCTCCGAGAGGCCAGTAGTCACCATGGAAACATTGAAGACGAGGAGGAAGAGTGGCATCTTAGGTGTGTTGCTGCTGGAAACCAGGTGCAGCTAAGGTGCGGTGCATGTGACTATGAAGCCAATAGCTTGGAGAAACTGAAGCTACACACCATGAACTCCAGGCACGAGGCCAGCCTTAGACTTTACAAG TATTTGCAGCAGCTGGATGGAGTGGACTCTGAAGGCGTCTGGCTGCACTGCGTGCTGTGTGATTTCTCCACTCGCAGCAGCGTTTCTTTAGTGCGGCACTCGCATTCACTAAGCCACCAGAGAGGGGAGGGGCTGCTCCGAATCCAGCGAATCCAGAAGGGTCTGCAGGACGAGGAGGAGCTCGGTGCCATCTTTACAATCCGAAAAAGCCATGCTCAAGAAAATG GAGAACATAAGGGGATGGACTCTCCCCCGGAGGTTACGGCTAACAAGGAGGACAGCGCAGGAAAGAAATCAG AAGGATTCATTCAGACAGAGGTGGAGCAAAGTGAGTTGTCCTCGATTCCCAAGCGTCCCTCGCCTGGATCTGAAGACTCGGATGAGCCTTCACCCTGTAAACGGCCACGTGTACATGAAGAG ATGCGCCAGTGTCCGTTCTGTCGGTTTCGTCACACAGACATTGAGCGTTTGAGGAGTCATGTGATGAACCAGCATGCAGTTCAGCCCACTCTCCGCTGCCCGCTGTGCCAGGACACGCTGCACAGTGTTGCCCTCTTGCGTACCCATCTGACACATCTGCACAGCGTAACGGCAGACTGTACTCAAAAACTCATCAGCACG GTGATTGCGTCAGACGTGCTGCCAGAGAAAATGTTTCTACCAGTGCAGAATTCAGATTCCCAACAGACAATGAATGGTCTAAACACTAATGAAACAAAGAGATTGGATG AAATTATAGCAGATGCTGAACCCGAAAGAGGTTCCACACCTCAAGAAACAGCAAAAATCCATAAGCAACCTTCAGAAGATGCAGAATCCACAAAGGAGAACAGTGCAGCTTTTCCATGCTGGCAAAAAGGCTGTAACAAAGTCTTTATATCCTCAAGTGCACTTCAAACGCACTTCAACCAGCTTCATAGTCAGAAATCTCCTACGGCAATATCCGACAGACACATTTACAAGTACCGGTGCAATCAGTGCAGTCTGGCTTTCAAAACCCCTGAAAAGCTGCAACAGCATTCTCAGTACCACGCTATCAGAGCTGCAACCATGTGCTGCCTCTGCCAACGTAGTTTTCGTACACTGCAGGCACTTCGGAAACACCTTGAGACAAACCACCTGGAGCTAAGTGAAACCCAGATACAGCAGCTTTATGGTGGTTTGATGATGAATGGTGAGTCCCTGGTCTCTACAGACCAAGCTTTTGGTGAAGACGAAGAATCACCAGAGGAAACTGTAATGAAAGATGATGAAGAATATGACTTGGAGGAGAAACTAAGTCCTACTGACCATGATGCAGGTTTGGTTAAAGACGGTGCTGAATGCGACCTTAAACAACCTGTTCTTCCACTGCGAAAAGGCCCAAATATCACAATGGAGAAATTCCTGGATCCATCAAGGCCTTTCAAATGTACAGTTTGCAAGGAGTCTTTTACCCAGAAGAATATTCTATTGGTTCACTATAACTCAGTGTCACACTTACATAAACTAAAACGGTCTTTGCACGACACGTCAACTGGCGTGCAAGAACCTGTTAACAGTACAGACCACAAACCATTCAAATGTAGCATTTGCAATGTAGCGTACAGCCAGAGTTCAACTTTAGAGATTCACATGCGTTCTGTCCTGCACCAGACCAAAGCTCGTGCATCCAAGCTTGATTCATCTAGCTCAAGCTCAGAATCAGTTAGCCCCCTTCCAGGCAAAGCAGTGTTAAGCACCCCTGGAACCCCGAAGTCTGTGACTTCCATGAACAGTGCTATCCTAAGCCACAAACAAAACAGTGACCACAATGGCACAACTGCAAACACGGATAACAGCCAACCTTCAACATCTGAAGTCAGGACAAAGTTGGTAGACATGATTGATTCAGCTACTAAGCAACAACAGATGTCATTACAGCAGCCATTACAGCAACAACAGCAGTTCGCCCAGGCTCATGCCCATCTCCAACAAGAGCTCCAAAAGAAAGCTGCCCTTCTTCAGTCCCATTTATTTAATCCTGCACTTTTACATCCTTTCCCTATGGCAACAGAGGCTCTTCTTCCAGGGCAACAGCAGCAGCAGTTTCTTTTTCCTTTCCTTATTTCAGGAGGAGAGTTTCATATGAATCCAGAGTTAAATCTGAAGGGTTCTGGGCTAAACCTAAACACGTTAAAGCCTGTTGTAAATGAGAATCCTGCTGATGGCCTGATATATTGTCCTACACAGAAACAAAACAGAGATCAAACTCATACTTTTCAGCAAACTGCCCCTGTAGATCCCACAGAGAATTGTGCCACTCATCATGATGAATTAAAACTGTCCAGTGATTCACAGTGTGAAAAGGACACAGCTGGTCAAAACAATAGTAAAGAATCAAAAGAGACGGATGATCTGAATAGAACTGAAAAAGACGATAATCTTAAAGGCAGCAAAGGCCTAAATGAAGAGGTGTCAGACAATGGAGACATTTCAAATGAATTCCTTCCACCCAGAATAGCCCATGATGCACCTGGAAATGCTTCAAGGGCTTTGCTTGAGAACATTGGGTTTGAGTTAGTTGTGCAGTTCAATGAAAACAAGCAGCGATATCAGAAAAATCTTGCTGAGCCATTACCAAATGAAGTGGGTGATGTATCCGATGCCAAAGAGCTTGATAATTCAGTGAACACAAAGAAGCAGGAATGTGAGCCTTGCGGTAAGCTTTTTTCAAATGCATTGATACTGAAGAGCCATAAAGAGCAGATTCATGGTTCCATTTTCCCTATCAAGTCATTGGAGAAATTTGCGAAAGACTACAGGGAGCAATATGACAAACTCTTCCCACTGAGATCTACAACTCCTGAGGCTTCTCCTGTATCTTCTCCATCTCCGTCACCTCCTGCACCCCCTCCCACTTCAGTGCAGCAGCAGccacaacaacaacagcagccacaacaacaacaacaacaagcaGAGCAACCAATTATACCTGTATCACTCAGTGCTACTCCTACAACTGTCTCCATTCCGCAAATTAAAGGTCCATTAGCCCCAATTCCTCTATCCATGGAACTGCCACTCTTTCCTCCCCTCCTGATGCCTCCATTACCTTTGCAAGCTTTGACTTCACAGGTCCCTGTTCATCTGCCCCAAGTGGAGCCTGGCCTGACAGCTGATTTGACTCAGCTCTATCAACACCAGTTAACtccagccatgttacagcaacaAAGTAAAAGACCACGAACCAGAATCACAGATGACCAGCTGAGAATCCTGCGTCAGTATTTTGACATTAACAACTCCCCAAATGAAGACCAGATCCATGAGATGGCCAACAAATCAGGTTTGCCACATAAAGTCATAAAGCACTGGTTTCGGAACACTCTGTTTAAGGAACGCCAGCGCAACAAGGATTCTCCATACAACTTTAGTAACCCTCCCATCACAACCCTGGAAGATGTAAATGAGGATACCAGGCCACCCTCTCCAGATCCACCAAGGCAAGAGTGTTATGGAGGGAGGAGATCTTCAAGAACCAGATTTTCTGATTACCAACTGAGAGCACTGCAGGATTTCTTTGATGCCAATGCATACCCCAAAGATGATGAATTTGAGCAGCTATCTAACCTCCTCAATCTTTCCACACGTGTGATTGTGGTATGGTTTCAAAATGCCCGCCAAAAAGCtcgaaaaaactatgagaaccAAGGTGAGAGAGTGAAGGAAGGTGAACGTCGAGATCTATCTAATGATCGCTACTTTAGAAATTCCAACAACAGTTTCCAGTGTAAGAAATGCAGCACAGTATTTCAGCGCATATTTGATCTTATCAATCATCAGAAAAAACATTGTTACAAAGATGAGGATGAGGAAATGCAGGATGACCTGAATGAAACTGCGATGGAGTTCAAGATTGAGTGTCATAGTCCAATATCTGGACCCTCACCATTCACACAAGCAAACATGTGCTCGAGCCCTTCTAGTTCATCTGTGTCTAGCACCAATGTAAAGTCCATCGATTCTGAGCATCTGCACACTGAAAACCTCACCAGAGAGCTTAAACAGAAAAGTGAAGGATCATCTGACATAAAAGAGGCAGAAAGTGTCAATTCTGAGGAAGCAGAGAACAACATGCAACAGCCAAAATCTCAATGTGAGGAGAAACAAAATGCAAGCACAGAGATTCACACTCATTCACTTCCTAAACAACAAAAGCTTTCCTGCATATCTCAACCAAGCCCAACTCCGTCACAGAGCCCCTCCAAAAATGTTAGTCCTTTAGAGACTTCAACCTCAACTGAACAACCACGGCAAAAGCCAGCCCAGGAAATAAGCCCTTACCAATGCATCCAGTGTAAATTGAGCTTCCCTTCTTTTGAACATTGGCAAGAGCACCAGCAAATGCATTTCCTTACTCAAAGCTATTTTCCTACCCCAGAGTTCCTGGACCGGCCTGTGGACATGCCTCTTATGCTGTTTGATCCTACTAACCCTCTACTGGCAAGGCATTTGCTTTCAGGTACAATTCCTCAGATAGCAGCAAATGCACCCCCAATGACCACTATACCTGATTCAACCATAAACTCTCTGAAAAGGAAGCTTGAAGAGAAAGCAGGATCCAGTTCTATGGAAAATGATTGGGAAAATAACAGTGATGAACCCCACAGAGACAAACGCATGAGAACCACCATAACACCAGAGCAGCTCGAGGTGTTATATCAGAAATATCTTTTAGACTCCAATCCGACACGCAAAATGCTTGACCATATCTCCAGTGAGGTGGGTCTAAAGAAAAGAGTAGTTCAGGTCTGGTTCCAGAATACCCGAGCACGTGAGAGGAAAGGTCAATTTCGGGCTATGGGTCCAACTCAAATCCATCGTCGCTGCCCATTCTGCCGTGCTCTGTTTAAGGCACAGACTGCTCTTGCTGCCCACATACGTTCACGTCACTGGCATGAAGCAAGAAATGCAGGATATAGTATGGCTATATCTCAAGATCAAGAAGGTTCTTATATCAAAGCTGATTCATTTGATTTTGCTAATTATTCTCAGTTTTCAGACACCATCGGTCATTTAGATTCTCCAACAAGTAAAAGCAATGACATGTCCTCACATCAGCAGCGTCTCAGCCCTAGGCCCTTAAAGGGTGAGGGAATAGAAGATTTTGAGATCACTTCCATGAAAAGCTATCAGACTTTTGAACTGAGCAAGCTGAATAACTGTGAGCCTAGCCCAGACACGACCCATGAACATGCAACTGATGAAGGAAATGACTCTCTAGAAGGTAAACATGACAGCATGTCACCTAATACAGAAAGAGAAGCTTCTTCAGAAAATGATGAAAAGATGTCTTCTGGACTTGTTAGCCCAGCAATAAGTTTTAATGCTAAAGATTTTGATAACGATTTAGTCCTGGATTACAGTGAAAATTCCAGTCTGGCTGATCCAGCTTCACCATGTCCTGGTAGCTCCAACAGTCAAGGCTTTGACAGTGACAGACAGAGTCAAAAGCGTCACCGTACTCAAATGACCAATCTACAGGTAAAAATTCTCAAAGCCTGCTTTAGTGACTATAAAACTCCAACAATGCTTGAGTGTGAAGCTTTGGGAAATTACATCGGACTTGCTAAGAGGGTTGTTCAGGTGTGGTTTCAGAATGCTCGAGCCAAGGAGAAGAAGGCCAAGCTTAGTCTTGCCAAGCAGTTCGGTACAGAGAGTACCTCTATTGATAGACCAAAAACAGAGTGCACTCTGTGCTCTGTCAAATACAGCGGACGCTTGTCTGTTCGTGACCATGTATTTTCCCAGCAACACCTTGGTAAAGTTAAGGAGGCCTTGGGTGGCCAGATGGAGAGGGACAAGGAATATTTGGGTTCAGTTACTGCCCGCCAGCTGATGGCTCTGCAAGAGGTGGATCAGCTAAAAATGCCAAGTGATGTTCTGGGACTTAACCAAACTCCCTTTCAAAACCACTCAAGTCTGCAGACACCTGCAAGCCTACCAGGAGGTAGCAATAAAATGGCAGCAAGTATTTCTTCCTTTAAAACAG GTGTCAGTGAGCCTCCTGTAAATGAAGCCAACTGCAAGCCAGCCTCGACATCCTCTTCTGCCATATCAGCTATGGATGACAAAGATGTAGTTAGCACAACCAACTCTATCTTGACTCCAAAGACCATGCAACAAGAACCCCAGTTTCCCAAAGAAAACGATGGTGAGAATAAAAGAATTTCCATAAACAAGTTTGACACTACTACTCCAGACTCATCCAGACCAGCAGTATCTACTTCAAATATTCCAAGGGAACATGTCATCGATCCAGCTCAGCTACAAGCTCTTCATGCAGCAATGCAAACTGACCAAGCAGCTCTGCTCACTAGTCCCCTCCTGCCCTATATGATGTCTGGTTTCCCTCCTCTTTTTCCTCCCCATATCCCTGCACCCATGTCTAATGGACTTCTGCAACCTATGTTTGGCATAGATAGCATGTTCCCATATGGTCCCATCTTGCCACAGGCCCTAATGGGGCTGTCAACAGGCTCCATTCTCCA